In Pseudomonadota bacterium, a genomic segment contains:
- a CDS encoding DUF3240 family protein has protein sequence MKLVTAIIKPFKLDDVRAALSEIGVQGMTVTDVQGFGRQRGHTELYRGAEYVVDFVPKVKIEIAIASDVVERVVDTIKTSAETGKVGDGKIFVLDLVRAVRIRTGELDEDAL, from the coding sequence ATGAAGCTTGTCACCGCCATCATCAAACCGTTCAAACTGGACGACGTTCGCGCCGCGTTGTCAGAAATTGGTGTGCAGGGCATGACGGTTACCGACGTCCAGGGTTTCGGGCGTCAGCGCGGACATACCGAGCTTTACCGAGGCGCTGAATACGTTGTCGACTTCGTCCCCAAGGTCAAAATCGAAATCGCTATCGCGAGCGATGTGGTCGAGCGGGTGGTGGACACCATCAAGACCTCAGCGGAAACCGGTAAGGTTGGGGACGGCAAAATTTTTGTCCTGGATCTAGTTCGGGCCGTGCGAATTCGCACGGGCGAGCTCGACGAGGACGCGCTTTAG
- a CDS encoding M48 family metalloprotease: MKLPTALTILRVALAFGCSTATAEHEAKQPAPDAALSMVELSARIVEGFAVQGRMLPLPAELRQTERKVQAWFPDQPFELRLIDDALPNARALPRGDVLLNLGLLLDLENPSELKFVLAHEVAHVALGHFARHVRAGFPSRSKHLELEADELALDKLRGAGLTTATIPELLRRTRQRGAEPALPAPKTPFSERWGELAQPVLKLQRLALEQLLATDNIARADGFLQRHAEPFSAEELARWRWMISQRRATSPPDDRALEPPSLPGVLNRLPSRSGQCAPTPNVVSSTTAEGRLARLGKLRVEHPSNWRVALKTGRQLVLTPDLTGLTRLDVWSAGNTPRGTSARQLPCPSSQHTLWHAATEFRALEPERRLTLLDAAETSNGVALDMAMTDESGVRWRLTGWRLERSGEAVYVLYRAPERHFFGRHREAAANIVAGASLAR; encoded by the coding sequence ATGAAGCTGCCGACCGCCTTGACTATCCTAAGGGTCGCGCTGGCATTCGGATGTTCGACGGCAACAGCCGAACACGAGGCCAAGCAGCCGGCACCCGATGCAGCGCTGTCGATGGTCGAGCTGTCCGCCCGGATCGTCGAGGGTTTTGCGGTCCAAGGACGCATGCTGCCTTTGCCCGCTGAACTGCGGCAGACAGAGAGGAAGGTGCAGGCCTGGTTTCCCGATCAGCCCTTCGAGCTGCGGCTGATCGACGACGCGTTACCCAATGCGCGCGCGCTGCCGCGCGGTGATGTGCTGCTGAATCTCGGGCTGCTGCTGGACCTCGAAAACCCCTCGGAACTGAAGTTTGTCCTCGCCCATGAGGTGGCGCACGTGGCGCTGGGTCACTTTGCGAGGCACGTCCGCGCGGGCTTTCCTTCGCGGTCCAAACACCTGGAGCTGGAGGCCGACGAGCTGGCGCTGGACAAGCTACGGGGGGCTGGTTTGACCACGGCCACCATTCCCGAGCTGCTGCGCCGTACCCGGCAACGCGGCGCGGAGCCGGCTTTGCCAGCACCCAAAACACCGTTCAGCGAGCGCTGGGGCGAGCTGGCCCAGCCCGTCCTTAAGCTGCAGCGCCTCGCCCTCGAGCAGCTGCTGGCCACGGACAATATCGCCCGTGCCGACGGTTTTCTGCAGCGCCACGCTGAGCCCTTCTCGGCGGAGGAACTAGCCCGCTGGCGCTGGATGATCAGCCAACGCCGCGCCACGAGTCCGCCGGACGACCGGGCGCTGGAGCCGCCGAGCCTCCCCGGGGTGCTCAACCGGCTGCCGAGCCGCTCCGGGCAATGTGCACCAACGCCGAACGTCGTGTCGTCCACAACCGCCGAAGGGCGCCTAGCGCGTTTGGGAAAGCTGCGGGTTGAACACCCCTCAAACTGGCGCGTTGCGCTCAAAACCGGCCGGCAGCTAGTCCTGACACCTGACCTCACCGGCCTCACGCGGCTTGACGTCTGGAGCGCGGGAAACACGCCGCGAGGAACAAGCGCACGGCAGTTGCCGTGCCCGAGCAGCCAGCACACCCTCTGGCATGCGGCAACAGAATTCAGGGCGCTGGAACCGGAACGCAGGCTGACGCTGCTGGACGCGGCCGAAACGTCCAACGGGGTGGCGCTGGACATGGCAATGACGGACGAGTCAGGGGTGCGCTGGCGGCTGACGGGCTGGCGACTGGAACGATCGGGCGAGGCGGTCTACGTGCTCTACCGAGCCCCGGAACGCCACTTTTTTGGCCGCCATCGCGAAGCCGCGGCAAACATTGTGGCGGGAGCTAGCCTCGCTCGCTGA